From Pagrus major chromosome 9, Pma_NU_1.0, the proteins below share one genomic window:
- the LOC141001879 gene encoding WD repeat, SAM and U-box domain-containing protein 1-like, which produces MVSLTVTLQQHTDEVSCCAFSPSLLATSSGDKTLRVYNTADFSELPFSPLSGHGYGVHCCCFSSCGSYLLSCSTDGSVIVWGSGTGEVSAVLQHPGRSPLRVCALAPDSSLLLAGACDGTVALWDFPCKTLRRCSEVSEASVVACCFSPCGQMFVTGCTRGDLKLWDMDISLLHAQKDAHDMGVTCCSFAPQFKIDGCCVEFRLASCGQDSQLKIWIVSQREGAACVMKLLHTLTSQSAPVLSCAFSSDGELVVSGSVDKSVAVYDANLGTLLHTLKQHDRYVTAVALSPTMPWIATGSMDRSVNVWRIGDGVSTTAAESKETTCQGRKLPGHSRLLLADWSEEDVQTWLCEEGLQELVSIFKANNIDGAELSRLNKETAAELGIESVGLRGRLTRKIESLKAEQSGSDAPDEFLCPITRELMRDPVIAADGYSYERDSIESWIRGKNKTSPMTNLPLQTTLLTPNRSLKTAIARWQSSQ; this is translated from the exons ATGGTGTCACTGACTGTcactctgcagcagcacacGGACGAGGTGAGCTGCTGCGccttctctccatccctcctggCCACCTCCTCCGGAGATAAGACCCTCCGCGTTTATAACACCGCGGACTTCTCGGAGcttcccttctctcctctgtcgGGTCACGGTTACGGggttcactgctgctgcttcagctcGTGTGGCAGCTACCTGCTCAGCTGCTCCACGGACGGCTCGGTCATCGTGTGGGGCTCGGGGACAGGTGAGGTGTCCGCGGTGCTGCAGCACCCGGGCCGCAGTCCGCTCCGAGTGTGCGCACTGGCGCCGGACTCCTCCCTCCTGCTGGCCGGGGCCTGTGATGGCACCGTGGCCCTCTGGGACTTCCCCTGCAAGACACTACGCAG ATGCAGTGAAGTGAGCGAGGCCAGTGTCGTGGCCTGCTGCTTCTCTCCCTGTGGCCAGATGTTTGTGACCGGATGCACCCGTGGGGACCTCAAACTCTGGGACATGGACATCAGCCTCCTGCATGCTCAGAAGGATGCCCACGACATGGGAGTCACCTGCTGCAGCTTCGCACCCCAGTTTAAAATTG ACGGCTGCTGTGTGGAGTTTCGACTGGCCTCCTGTGGCCAGGACAGCCAGCTGAAAATATGGATTGTTTCCCAGCGTGAAGGAGCAG CCTGTGTCATGAAGTTGCTTCACACTCTCACCAGCCAGTCGGCTCCAGTTCTGTCTTGTGCCTTCTCCTCTGATGGAGAGCTGGTCGTCTCAGG CTCAGTGGATAAAAGCGTTGCAGTATATGATGCG AACCTGGGAACCCTGCTCCACACTCTGAAACAGCACGACAG gTACGTGACTGCTGTTGCTCTGTCTCCCACCATGCCGTGGATTGCAACCGGCTCCATGGACAGAAGCGTTAACGTGTGGAGAATAGGAGATGGAGTCAGCACCACCG cagctgaatcAAAGGAGACAACGTGCCAAG GAAGGAAGTTGCCGGGTCACTCCAGGCTGCTGCTTGCTGATTGGTCGGAGGAGGATGTGCAGACTTGGCTGTGCGAGGAAGGACTGCAGGAGCTCGTCAGCATCTTTAAAGCCAACAACATCGACGGAGCAGAGCTCAGCCGGCTGAACAAGGAAACGGCCGCCGAGCTGGGAATTG AGTCTGTGGGCCTCCGCGGTCGTCTCACGAGGAAAATCGAGTCCCTGAAGGCAGAGCAGAGCGGCTCAGACGCCCCAGATGAGTTCCTGTGTCCAATCACCAGAGAGCTGATGAGGGATCCAGTCATCGCTGCAG ATGGTTATTCTTATGAGCGAGACTCCATCGAGAGCTGGATCAGGGGCAAGAACAAAACCAGCCCCATGACGAACCTGCCCCTCCAGACCACGCTGCTCACGCCCAACAGATCTCTGAAGACGGCAATCGCACGGTGGCAGTCGAGCCAGTAG